GAATTTGGATTAAAAACTTAAGTGTTAAAGATATTTAGTTAAAAGACTGAATCAAAATTGCTCCATTTTCAGAGATTCACACAACGATTCCATAAAACGCTACATGAGTTACAAGTCCAATTGGCCTGTTTCGGGGATGCAATTTTGCCCGTACGAAGATGTATTGGGTATAACAACAGCGAAAGGATTCACCTCACTTTTGGTGCCAGGAAGTGGTGAAGCAAACTTTGACGCCTTGGAAGTAAATCCGTTCCAAACGAAAACTCAGCGACGAGAGGCCGAAGTCAAAGCACTTCTTGATAAAATCCAACCAGAGTTCATTACCCTCGATCCTTCAGCCGTTGCTGAAGTTGACGTGCCAACCCTGAAGGAAAAAGTCGAGGCAAAGAAGAAACTTTTGGTAATCTCACTTAAGTTTAttccggtatttttttttttttaattgcatcattTCCGTGTAAATTAAAAATGCAAATTATTTTGTCGACACAGCATATCAAACCAAAGTCCATCGACTTTAAGCCTCGAAAAACGAAAGCCAAGGGCAAAGGAGGTACCGCTAAGGTCATACGAACGAAGAAGATCCTTAAAGAAATTAGTAGGAAGGTAATTATGGACGTCACTAAAAGTTGAAAAGAGTTCAATGAGATTAATTATTCATTAGGAtcaattattatatatttcaaCATAATATAttctcaacgatttttttttaaattgaatgaaaaataatttcgaagAAAACTGATTCGTCCACTCGTTCTATCAGTACCTACGCTTGAATTCACACTAATCTTAATGAAGGATTTGGTGAGATTGAAGATTAATTGATTAGAGTTATAACGAGTTTCAAAATCACTTGCAGGAAGCGGCAGAAAAACGACGCGAGGTTCAAGCAgccgaagaagaaaaacgtaAAGAAGACAACTCACAGAAGTACGGTGTACTCAATAGATTTTTACCGAAAGGCAAATGATTATTGTAGATAATAATCAGTCAATCTGActcataaatatacatatattgttTTGTATCTTTTGATAAATCATCATTTCCAACAATAAATGATTACAGAAGTTCTTGAGAAATCAACCTTTGCAGATATTACTATCGAAGCTCCTGAGACCTTGTTCCTCATTTTACGAGGGGCACGtaaaactgaaattttttgaacttttcatttgaaattaaCAGTTTTTGAAGGTAATTCTTATTTGATTTCAcatttacaattaaaaaaaaaagatgcaataaaaaaatatgtaaaataaGAAAACTTTTTATGCGGATGACATTCAGAGGCCTGAAGGATTaggaaatttccaaattcttaCTTAGTAACACCACGAGTCAACTGCAAACAAGCGTCAGACAAAgtctgttgaaaaaaaatcgtctgtGTACTCAAGGATTTAAGCGCAAATTATTTCTCGATAAAGCTCAATGTATCTAGTAGTTTTGTCGTATGTAGTTTTTTTcgtagcgaaaaaaaaactttgcgtCATatgttcgttgaaaaatctcgattaATCTCTACACGCGATCCTGTCCATTCGTATCTACACGTCTAAAGATAAGATAGACAGTGGACTCGCTTTTTATTTCAGTTTGTCGACGATCTACGATAAGTTAAATTACACCAACCTGGAGGTTGGTTCAAAATTCTTACCGCCGCAGGGATTCACATTGTATTCGTGCTAATTTACAAAATGTATCGTTTTTGATAAAGTTTATTGCGAAGTGTTCGTCCCTGAATTTTCCAAAGTGGTCGCGACTGtcaatttcaacgaaaatggCATTCGACGGTTCGTATCATAAATTGTATTTTGATCAAATATTCGCAAGACATGTTAACGAATAGatagaaacgattttttgagcAATCGTGAAAGAAATCcaaacacgaagaaaaaattgtgaaaatacTTAAATAATCTTACTTTACAAGGTCAATGCATTTGACAAATAACTGTCTGCAAATGCTCACTAAGTTTTATCCAGATGGTAACAGTTGTCAATTGGAATTTATAGttgttttcatttgaaaaaaattgtcgacgATTATTCCGGTAGTGCTAAAAGCCGAAAAATCGTGATGAATAAATTcagaagaacaaaaaaatgagaaacattttttgactgtttttaaaaatatcaaatgcTGTGATTTCTACTCTgaattgttgaaattagtgGGAAAGAAGTACGAGTATTCTGCAGACTTCAAGGGTCCCTTGAAGAATCGTTCCTGCACAGATTGGCCTTGTCTCATAATATTTGTAGTGTTTATGGCTGTTTGGATTGGCATAGGAAGTTACGGTGAGTTGCTTCATATTTACGTTCCTTTACCGCAATGATTcatgaaataattatttttattgttatcaACAGCAATCATTCATGGTGATCTGGACCGTTTTTTGCTACCGGTGGACAGTCAGGGTAGAAAATGCGGTTTGGACAAGGAAGTCGCGGATAAGCcgtatctcgtttttttcgatctacAAGGATGCCTAAATATCGAATTCAAATGTAATACTCCACAAGTTTGTCGAAGTGAATGCCCTTCTTCTAACTGGGTCTATCAGTTGATTGATGTCATCCCTGATATTAATGACATCCGTGAACACATGATTTGCGAAACTGGAATCGATGTCTGGAACAAAAGTAAAGCCGAATTCCGCGAATTGGTAAACAATGGAAAGTGTGCCAAGTGGTATTTGAATAGCACATCTATACTCAAACGATGCATTCCCCGTGAAATTCCCCGTGAAATCCCCCCTGAAATAATCGATTACATACCGATGAATGAGAATGATTTGAagcaaattcaaaaaatcgttgaagcacTGGATTACGCCAAGAAAATTATTAACACGATAATAAGTACGAGGTTTGTATACATGAATATAATTCTTCATTCGATTTTACCGAAATTATTCAGTAAATCTTCCtaatacatgaaaaaatatatccaaTTGAAAGAACTATGTACAGAGTATTTCAgaaagtttgcaattttttcaaatgaattttactAAAGATGgataaagtaaaaataaagttttatcGAAAATGTAGAAAGCACATTCTTTCAAGCAGGACATGCGactgaatgaattttcatctgTATggatatcatgaaattgttaatttAAAAACTGGCGAATTTTTGGTCTCTTTTCAGAGGAGGAGTTTTGACACTCGTCGTTGGTGGAGCAGCAGTTTGTTtgatttacatatttttactgAGATGGcttgcatttccctttgtaTTCATTTCAATCGCCGTACTTTGCGCTGCCTGCGCTGGTTTAgcttattattgttattatcgcTACACGACGGATGGAGGAACTCTGTGGCTAACGTTGACTATTGTAGCCGCTGTGATCGCAGGCTTCATTCTGCTCCTCGTACTGTGTTTACTGAACAGAATACGATTGGCATGTCAGCTCATAAAGGAAGCCAGCAAGTAAGATGTTGAACAGTTTTCTTCAGCTCGAGAACAGAGGAAGTCAAAACTTTATGAACCGTTTAGTGATGAGgacaaattcattattttttgcgtGAACAGTTTTGAGGAAGACGGAACGTAAATTGAAGTGATTCCATATTTTATTCTCATGACGAATAATTCATTGAATGTTgacgaattattgaattttttagagCTGTCTCGTCGATATTATCGACTCTTCTATTTCCAATATTCCCAGCACTGATGCATTTTGGAACGCTCATTTATG
The window above is part of the Venturia canescens isolate UGA chromosome 5, ASM1945775v1, whole genome shotgun sequence genome. Proteins encoded here:
- the Ctl2 gene encoding choline transporter-like 2, whose amino-acid sequence is MAFDVGKKYEYSADFKGPLKNRSCTDWPCLIIFVVFMAVWIGIGSYAIIHGDLDRFLLPVDSQGRKCGLDKEVADKPYLVFFDLQGCLNIEFKCNTPQVCRSECPSSNWVYQLIDVIPDINDIREHMICETGIDVWNKSKAEFRELVNNGKCAKWYLNSTSILKRCIPREIPREIPPEIIDYIPMNENDLKQIQKIVEALDYAKKIINTIISTRGGVLTLVVGGAAVCLIYIFLLRWLAFPFVFISIAVLCAACAGLAYYCYYRYTTDGGTLWLTLTIVAAVIAGFILLLVLCLLNRIRLACQLIKEASKAVSSILSTLLFPIFPALMHFGTLIYVIVIGMFWWTIEFDEAWQQRTFIAIHAIGFIWLYCFITALGEMILSSTFATWYWTFRKCDVPFFALATGAWRTIRYHLGTVAFGSLLITICRCIRYLLEAVKYWATTEGGCINYICTRFWLCCAQAFMAMLEKFLKFMNRNAYIVCAVYGKGLCTSAGDALGLLLRNVVRVIVLNNIVSWLLFLGKIAITACMGGATWWVFTSTSYETELWWVPVILVVIAAYLVANVFFGVYEVAVDTLFLCFLEDCERHDGLSKPFYMSHGLRKLLRKDLNFHRAE